Genomic segment of Xanthomonas sp. DAR 35659:
GAGGAAAATGACAGGTCCGCTGAACCTCCATGCCGATGATCGACCCCACCCGCTATCCGCGCCTCTCGCGCATCCAGCTCCCCGCCGAACTGCGTCGCTTCGATGAATCGGAGCTGCCGGCCATCGCCGAGGAACTGCGCGCCTATCTGATCGAGTGCGTCGGCAAGAGCGGTGGCCATTTCGGCGCCGGGCTGGGCGTGATCGAACTCACCGTCGCCCTGCACTACCTCTACGACACGCCGCTGGACCAGGTGGTGTGGGACGTTGGCCACCAGACCTACCCGCACAAGATCCTCACCGGGCGCCGCGACCAGATCCACACGGTCAAGCAGGCCGACGGCGTGGCGCCGTTCCCCAAGCGCGAGGAGAGCGAATACGACACCTTCGGCGTCGGCCACTCCTCGACCTCGATCTCCGCGGCGCTGGGCATGGCCATCGCGCTGCAGCGCGCCGGCGACGAGCGCAAGGTGGTGGCGGTGATCGGCGACGGCGCGATGACCGCGGGCATGGCCTACGAGGCCTTGAACCACGCCGGCGGCATGGAGCCGGAACCGAGCCTGCTAGTGATCCTCAACGACAACCGCATGTCGATCTCCGAGGCGGTCGGCGGGGTCACCAAGATGCTCGGGCGGATGACCGGCAGCAAGACCCTCAACGCCATCCGCGAAGGCGGCAAGAAGATCCTCGGCGACAAGAAGAGCAACCCCACCGCGCGCTTCGTGCGACGCTGGGAAGAGCACTGGAAGGGCATGTTCGTGCCGTCCACGCTGTTCGAGGAAATGGGCTTCCACTACACCGGCCCGATCGACGGCCACGACCTGCCGGCGCTGCTCGGCGCGCTGAAGACGCTCAAGACCCTCAAGGGTCCGCAGTTGCTGCATGTCATCACCACCAAGGGCAAGGGCTACGAACTGGCCGAAGGCGACCAGATCGGCTACCACGCGGTGGGGCCGTTCGACCCGAGCAAGGGCCTGGTGGCCAAGCCGGGCGCCAAGGCGCCGACCTACACCGACGTGTTCGGCGACTGGATCTGCGACATGGCCGCGGCCGAACCGACGCTGCTGGCGATCACCCCGGCGATGCGCGAGGGTTCGGGCCTGGTGCGCTTCAGCAAGGAATACCCGCAACGCTATTTCGACGTGGCCATCGCCGAGCAGCACGCGGTGACGCTGGCGGCGGGCATGGCCACGCAGGGCGCCAAGCCGGTGGTGGCGATCTATTCCACGTTCCTGCAGCGCGGCTACGACCAGTTGGTGCACGACGTGGCGGTGCAGCAGCTCGACGTGCTGTTCGCGATCGACCGCGGCGGCGTGGTCGGTCCGGACGGCGCCACCCACGCCGGCAACCTGGACCTGAGTTTCCTGCGCTGCGTGCCGCACATGGTGGTGATGGCGCCGGCCGACGAGGCCGAGTGCCGGCAGATGCTCAGCACCGGCCTGCGCCATGCCGGTCCGGCGGCGGTGCGCTATCCGCGCGGCACCGGTCCCGGCGTGGCGCCGGGCACGGCGCTGGACACGCTGCCGATCGGCAAGGCGCAGCTGCGCGCGAACGGCACCACGCTGGCGCTGCTCGCCTTCGGCGCGACCGTGGCCGCGGCCGAACAGGTCGGCCGCGAGCTGGGCCTGAGCGTGGTCAACATGCGCTTCGTCAAACCGCTGGATCGCGCCCTGTTGCTGGAGTTGGCGCGCAGCCACGAAGGCTTCGTGACCATCGAGGACAACGTCGTCGCCGGCGGCGCCGGCTCCGGCGTGGCCGAGCTGCTCAACGCCGAGGGCGTGCTGCGCCCGGTGCTGCACCTGGGGCTGCCCGACGCGTTCCAGCACCACGCCAGCCGCGAGCAACTGCTGGCCGAAGCCGGCATCGACGCCGCCGGCATCCGCGCCGCGGTACTGGCGCGCTGGCCGCAGCTGGCCGCCAGCACCAGCGCACCCCGCACCGCGGCGGGCTGACCGCCGCGGTCACGAGCACGGCACGGCGGTCCGCGCGTGCCGTGCTTGCTTGCGCGATGGCACGCGCGCTTCCGCCGCGTCCCAGGCGGCATCGCACCATCCCGACCGTCCTCGCGCGCTAGGGCGCGATCACCTCGTAACCGCGGGCCCGAAGTCGGTCCAGGAGCCCGCCAGGCTCTTGAAGGGTCTGCATCGGCAGGGCCGCGAAACTGGAGCGGTGCTGCGCCAGCGCCCGCTCGGCCGTCTGCAGCCACGCCGCCTGCGCGCGCTGGCGCACATCGCCCAGACCCAGCTTGCGGGCGAGCGCCGTTTCGCCGACCGCATCCAGGCAGACCCGGTACTGGTCGTTGGCGGGCAAGGTGGCCAGTGTGTCCAGATCGCCGATGGACCAGGCGTTGGCGCGTTGGCGCATCGTGTCCAGGTCGCGGTCGATGACCTGCAAGGTGCGCGCGAAACAGGTGCCGTCGTTCAACGACGTCGCCCGGAATTCCTGCAGCGCGCGCTTGGCATCGGGCACCTTGATCTCCACCACCACCGGCACGATCGGCACCTTGGCGCGCTTGGCCGCACGCGCGATCACCGGCTGCACGACGCTGCCCAGGCTCAGGCCGGATTTGCGCATCGCCGCCTCGTACAGTTCCTGCGCGGCGAACACCGGCCGCCAGCGTTCCACACCGGCGTCGCGGCCCAGGTAGCGCGCCTTCAGCGGTCGCCAACGCGCATACAGGTCCGCCGGCAGCACCTGTTGCAGGGTGCGGTCGTCCGGATTGCGCCGCGCCTTGAGCAAGGACGGCAACAGCAACAGGCTGCGGAACATGCCCAGGCCCGAGTCCAGGGTGACGGTCGGCGCCTCGATCACCTGTTGCGACTGGCCGATCACCCGCTCCACCTCGCCCGACTCCCACCGCATGCGCGTGGGCAGCGGCGATACCGTGCCCAGGATCCACAGCACGTGGTCGCCACGGCGCACCTGCCACAGTCCGGGACCTGGCTGCTGGCCGGTCACCAGCACCGCTTGCAGATCGACCACCGGCGCGGCGGGCGCCGCGGGAGGCGCGGCCGGATGCGCGGCGGCCAGGCCCGCGAACGCCAGCAGCAGTGCCGCACACGCGCCTCTCACCGCACTCGTCCAGCGCATCGCGACACTCTCCAGGCATTCGGACCGACGCCGCAGAGCCGGCGCGGCGCGACGATATCAGCCCGTCAGCCTGGGCAGGTAGTCCGCCAGCGGGTCGGTGGCGGGCAGCAACTCGAAGCGCTCCCACAGGAAGCCCGGCGACACCACGCAGCGCACCAGCGTGTAGTCGTCCAGCGGCCGCGCCGCCTGCCAGCTGCCGGCCGGGATCACCG
This window contains:
- the dxs gene encoding 1-deoxy-D-xylulose-5-phosphate synthase, which codes for MIDPTRYPRLSRIQLPAELRRFDESELPAIAEELRAYLIECVGKSGGHFGAGLGVIELTVALHYLYDTPLDQVVWDVGHQTYPHKILTGRRDQIHTVKQADGVAPFPKREESEYDTFGVGHSSTSISAALGMAIALQRAGDERKVVAVIGDGAMTAGMAYEALNHAGGMEPEPSLLVILNDNRMSISEAVGGVTKMLGRMTGSKTLNAIREGGKKILGDKKSNPTARFVRRWEEHWKGMFVPSTLFEEMGFHYTGPIDGHDLPALLGALKTLKTLKGPQLLHVITTKGKGYELAEGDQIGYHAVGPFDPSKGLVAKPGAKAPTYTDVFGDWICDMAAAEPTLLAITPAMREGSGLVRFSKEYPQRYFDVAIAEQHAVTLAAGMATQGAKPVVAIYSTFLQRGYDQLVHDVAVQQLDVLFAIDRGGVVGPDGATHAGNLDLSFLRCVPHMVVMAPADEAECRQMLSTGLRHAGPAAVRYPRGTGPGVAPGTALDTLPIGKAQLRANGTTLALLAFGATVAAAEQVGRELGLSVVNMRFVKPLDRALLLELARSHEGFVTIEDNVVAGGAGSGVAELLNAEGVLRPVLHLGLPDAFQHHASREQLLAEAGIDAAGIRAAVLARWPQLAASTSAPRTAAG
- a CDS encoding TraB/GumN family protein; the protein is MRWTSAVRGACAALLLAFAGLAAAHPAAPPAAPAAPVVDLQAVLVTGQQPGPGLWQVRRGDHVLWILGTVSPLPTRMRWESGEVERVIGQSQQVIEAPTVTLDSGLGMFRSLLLLPSLLKARRNPDDRTLQQVLPADLYARWRPLKARYLGRDAGVERWRPVFAAQELYEAAMRKSGLSLGSVVQPVIARAAKRAKVPIVPVVVEIKVPDAKRALQEFRATSLNDGTCFARTLQVIDRDLDTMRQRANAWSIGDLDTLATLPANDQYRVCLDAVGETALARKLGLGDVRQRAQAAWLQTAERALAQHRSSFAALPMQTLQEPGGLLDRLRARGYEVIAP